Proteins from one Cryptomeria japonica chromosome 4, Sugi_1.0, whole genome shotgun sequence genomic window:
- the LOC131070068 gene encoding acidic endochitinase-like has protein sequence MESTRIRVASFAFVIALLLSGASAGSISIYWGQNGNEATLADTCSTGNFAFVMISFLTAFGNGQTTVLNLAGHCDPSSGGCKSLSTDINSCQSSGVKVLLSLGGASGSYSIVSADDAQNVATYLWNNYLGGQSDNRPLGDAVLDGIDFDIEATTEHWDDLAKALSALSTSSKKVYLSAAPQCPYPDSHLGTALQTGLFDSVWIQFYNNGQCEYANGDASNLVNSWNQWTTSVTTVETQGFFLGLPASSAAAGSGFIPAATLISDVLPQIKTSSKYGGLMLWNKYYDEQTGYSTAIKGSV, from the coding sequence ATGGAGAGTACTCGAATCAGAGTGGCCTCGTTCGCCTTTGTAATTGCTCTGCTGTTGAGCGGAGCATCGGCGGGAAGCATTAGCATATACTGGGGCCAAAATGGCAATGAAGCCACTCTTGCCGACACCTGCTCAACCGGCAACTTTGCATTTGTGATGATCTCTTTTCTGACCGCGTTTGGCAACGGGCAGACAACGGTGCTCAACCTGGCAGGCCACTGCGACCCATCTTCTGGAGGATGCAAATCGCTCAGCACCGACATTAACTCCTGCCAGTCCAGCGGCGTAAAGGTGTTGCTCTCCTTGGGAGGCGCCTCCGGAAGCTATTCAATCGTCTCCGCAGATGATGCCCAAAACGTGGCCACTTATCTGTGGAATAACTATCTTGGAGGGCAGTCGGATAACAGACCTCTCGGAGATGCCGTTCTGGATGGCATAGACTTCGATATCGAAGCAACGACGGAGCACTGGGACGATCTGGCCAAGGCCTTGTCTGCTCTTAGCACCTCCTCCAAGAAGGTATATCTCAGCGCTGCTCCGCAGTGCCCCTATCCCGATTCTCACCTCGGAACGGCCTTGCAGACGGGTCTGTTCGACTCTGTATGGATCCAATTCTATAACAATGGCCAATGCGAGTATGCCAATGGGGACGCTTCTAATCTGGTGAATTCCTGGAACCAGTGGACAACGTCGGTTACTACTGTTGAAACGCAGGGCTTCTTTCTGGGCCTTCCCGCTTCCTCTGCAGCTGCTGGAAGTGGCTTCATTCCTGCAGCCACACTCATCTCCGACGTGCTACCTCAGATCAAGACCTCCTCGAAATACGGAGGACTCATGCTGTGGAACAAGTACTACGACGAGCAAACCGGTTATAGCACGGCCATTAAAGGTTCTGTCTGA